In Phreatobacter cathodiphilus, the genomic window GACCATCGACCGCCCGGAGGAGTTCGAGGCGACGGGCCGCGAGGCGAAGGACATCGTCTTCAGCCAGCTCGATCTGGACAAACCGCTCATCTGCCGCCTGAACGGCCATGCGACCGGGCTCGGCGCCTCCCTCGCCCTGCTCTGCGACGTCATCGTCGCCTCGGACAAGGCCAAGATCGGTGACCCCCACGTCTCCGTCGGCCTCGTCGCCGGCGACGGCGGCGCCTTCATATGGCCGCAGCTCGTCGGCTACGCAAAGGCGAAGCACTACCTCCTGACCGGCGACCTGATGAGCGCGGCGGAAGCCGAGCGCATCGGACTCGTCACCAAGGTGGTCGCCCCCGAAAACCTCGACGCGGAGGTCTACGGCCTCGCCGAGCGGCTGGCCGGGGGCGCTCTGAAGGCGATCAACTGGACCAAGATCACCACGAACCTCCCGCTGAAGGCCCTGTTCCACGCCCATTTCGACGCCGGCCTCGCCTACGAGACCATGTCGAACCTGACCGCCGACCACCAGGAAGCGGTCAACGCCTTCCGGGAAAAGCGCAAGCCGGTCTTCACCGGTCGCTGAGCGCCGCACTGCCCCAACAAGAACAACACAGACCACCCACGAGGAAACCACCATGACCAAGCTGACCCGCCGTGCATTGCTGGCCTCGGGCGCCGGCACCGCCCTTGCCCTCTCCGCCGATCCGCGGATCGGCGTTGGCCAGACCAACGAGCCGATCCGCCTCGGCGTGGTGACGCCGCTCTCGGGGCCGCAGGAGTTCATCGGCAGCTTCGTGAAGAACGGCGCCGAGGTGGCGGTCGACCTGATCAACAAGGCCGGCGGTGTCCGTGGCCGGCC contains:
- a CDS encoding enoyl-CoA hydratase/isomerase family protein, which encodes MSRYDSYQTIKAERRGRILTISLNRPDELNAVNAQLHRELSRIFVDVRNDPDADIVVLTGEGRAFCAGGDIDWMQSTIDRPEEFEATGREAKDIVFSQLDLDKPLICRLNGHATGLGASLALLCDVIVASDKAKIGDPHVSVGLVAGDGGAFIWPQLVGYAKAKHYLLTGDLMSAAEAERIGLVTKVVAPENLDAEVYGLAERLAGGALKAINWTKITTNLPLKALFHAHFDAGLAYETMSNLTADHQEAVNAFREKRKPVFTGR